A genomic region of Candidatus Eisenbacteria bacterium contains the following coding sequences:
- a CDS encoding DUF1028 domain-containing protein: MVPACLASILLALGATTPPAATSPGPAPAPLAAAVGRTSPLAHTFSIVARDPATGELGQAAGGDIRGKQSAAQIVVRAKSTGKPWQDRIFDLRVEDHPLPLQELRRLVRLRRACNLEDEGDNFIAANRTVEALDAYERAMKLAPEVVELKFWAAVSMYTNRRADEARTLFREVFAQERRWVELVPRLARAGLFPRDPKVISDVQALGNPAAPW; this comes from the coding sequence ATGGTACCGGCCTGTCTCGCTTCGATCCTGCTCGCGCTCGGCGCGACGACTCCTCCGGCCGCCACGTCCCCCGGCCCGGCCCCGGCTCCCCTCGCGGCGGCCGTGGGCAGGACTTCCCCGCTGGCCCATACCTTCTCCATCGTGGCCCGCGATCCGGCCACCGGGGAACTGGGTCAGGCCGCGGGCGGGGACATTCGCGGGAAGCAGTCCGCCGCCCAGATCGTGGTGCGCGCGAAATCCACCGGCAAGCCGTGGCAGGACCGGATCTTCGACCTGCGCGTGGAGGATCATCCCCTCCCGCTCCAGGAGCTCCGCCGCCTGGTGCGGCTGCGCCGCGCCTGCAACCTGGAAGACGAGGGGGACAATTTCATCGCGGCCAACCGCACCGTGGAGGCGCTGGACGCCTACGAACGGGCCATGAAGCTGGCGCCCGAAGTGGTGGAGCTGAAGTTCTGGGCGGCGGTCTCGATGTACACCAACCGCCGCGCCGACGAGGCGCGCACGCTGTTTCGGGAGGTGTTCGCGCAGGAGCGCCGGTGGGTGGAGCTGGTGCCGAGGCTGGCCAGGGCGGGGCTGTTCCCGAGGGACCCGAAGGTGATCTCGGACGTGCAGGCACTGGGGAATCCCGCGGCCCCGTGGTGA
- a CDS encoding sulfurtransferase, protein MEHSPGFLALVDAAKRGIREITIDEYRDRASHGEKFLLVDVREDLEWLAGRIPGAAHLGKGLVERDIEKSFPDKDAPLVFYCGGGFRSALVCDSVQKMGYRNVTSLAGGYHGWEDAGHPLDTRPPRDE, encoded by the coding sequence ATGGAGCACTCACCGGGGTTTCTGGCATTGGTGGACGCCGCCAAGCGGGGCATCCGCGAAATCACCATCGACGAATACCGAGACCGCGCCTCCCACGGCGAGAAATTCCTGCTGGTGGACGTGCGCGAGGACCTCGAGTGGCTGGCGGGGCGCATCCCCGGGGCGGCCCACCTGGGCAAGGGCCTCGTGGAGCGGGACATCGAGAAATCGTTCCCGGACAAGGATGCGCCGCTGGTGTTCTACTGCGGCGGCGGCTTCCGCAGCGCGCTGGTGTGCGACAGCGTGCAGAAGATGGGCTACCGTAACGTGACCTCGCTCGCGGGCGGCTACCATGGCTGGGAGGACGCCGGCCACCCGCTCGACACCCGGCCCCCGCGCGACGAGTGA
- a CDS encoding MCE family protein, translating into MKRAGDIRWGQVQIGIVAVAAIGFLLWASIKGGDAVMIGAKKTFRANFKDVRGLVVGAPVRLNGLEVGQVEKISLDHFAATHTIEVTATVNKVSWPFIRRDSEASINAISFFGDKFLQITAGSQDQPAIAPGGEIRGVEQSDPMEMVSGRNSPLTQLSPVLAHLDTLTAVMARGEGSVGRAMRSAELHDELLALARDMRTLTRALGRNQEQATQALVRVGHTVDSLGSALQGPGTAGRFLKDPAMYEHAASATARLDSLLGDASAGRGVLGKLSRDEQLYNESKDLVKDMRSLVQDLQANPRKYIKISLF; encoded by the coding sequence TCGCTGGGGCCAGGTGCAGATCGGAATCGTGGCGGTGGCCGCGATCGGATTCCTGCTGTGGGCCTCGATCAAGGGCGGCGACGCGGTGATGATCGGCGCCAAGAAGACGTTCCGCGCGAACTTCAAGGACGTCCGCGGCCTGGTGGTGGGCGCGCCGGTGCGGCTCAACGGGCTCGAGGTGGGACAGGTGGAGAAGATCTCGCTGGACCACTTCGCCGCCACGCACACCATCGAGGTCACCGCCACCGTGAACAAGGTCTCGTGGCCGTTCATCCGGCGCGACTCAGAGGCGTCCATCAACGCCATCAGCTTCTTCGGGGACAAGTTCCTCCAGATCACCGCGGGCTCGCAGGATCAGCCGGCGATCGCGCCCGGCGGTGAGATCCGCGGCGTGGAGCAGTCCGACCCCATGGAGATGGTGAGCGGCAGGAACAGCCCGCTCACGCAGCTCTCGCCGGTGCTGGCGCACCTCGACACGCTGACCGCCGTGATGGCGCGCGGCGAAGGCAGCGTGGGCCGGGCGATGCGCTCGGCGGAGCTGCACGACGAGCTGTTGGCGCTGGCCCGGGACATGCGGACGCTCACCCGGGCGCTCGGCCGCAACCAGGAACAGGCCACGCAGGCCCTGGTGCGGGTGGGCCACACGGTGGACTCGCTGGGCTCAGCCCTCCAGGGGCCCGGCACGGCGGGTCGCTTCCTCAAGGATCCCGCGATGTACGAGCACGCGGCCAGCGCCACCGCGCGACTGGACAGCCTGCTCGGCGACGCCAGCGCCGGCCGTGGCGTGCTGGGCAAGCTGTCGCGTGACGAGCAGCTCTACAACGAGTCGAAGGACCTGGTGAAGGACATGCGCAGCCTGGTGCAGGACCTGCAGGCGAACCCGAGGAAGTACATCAAGATCAGCCTGTTCTGA